A window from Acinonyx jubatus isolate Ajub_Pintada_27869175 chromosome E1, VMU_Ajub_asm_v1.0, whole genome shotgun sequence encodes these proteins:
- the GJD3 gene encoding gap junction delta-3 protein, giving the protein MGEWAFLGSLLDAVQLQSPLVGRLWLVVMLIFRILVLATVGGAVFEDEQEEFVCNTLQPGCRQTCYDRAFPVSHYRFWLFHILLLSAPPVLFVIYSVHRAGKQAGGADAGPGPPPRRRCYLLSVALRLLAELAFLAGQALLYGFRVAPHFACAGPPCPHTVDCFVSRPTEKTVFVLFYFAVGLLSALLSVAELGHLLWKGRPRAGRRRQAAERDGRRHRARPDPCSPPAYPHPAPASDSEGGSGHSKASLATVRQDLAI; this is encoded by the coding sequence ATGGGGGAGTGGGCGTTCCTGGGCTCGCTGCTGGACGCCGTGCAGCTGCAGTCGCCGCTCGTGGGCCGCCTGTGGCTGGTGGTCATGCTGATCTTCCGCATCCTGGTGCTGGCCACGGTGGGCGGTGCCGTGTTCGAGGACGAGCAGGAGGAGTTCGTGTGCAACACGCTGCAGCCCGGCTGCCGCCAGACCTGCTACGACCGCGCCTTCCCGGTCTCCCACTACCGCTTCTGGCTCTTCCACATCCTGCTGCTCTCGGCGCCCCCCGTGCTCTTCGTCATCTACTCGGTGCACCGCGCCGGCAAGCAGGCGGGCGGCGCGGACGCTGGGCCCGGGCCGCCCCCGCGCCGCCGCTGCTACCTGCTGAGCGTGGCGCTGCGCCTGCTGGCCGAGCTGGCCTTCCTGGCGGGCCAGGCGCTGCTCTACGGCTTCCGCGTGGCCCCGCACTTCGCGTGCGCGGGCCCGCCGTGCCCGCACACCGTGGACTGCTTCGTGAGCCGGCCCACCGAGAAGACCGTCTTCGTGCTCTTCTACTTCGCCGTGGGGCTGCTCTCGGCGCTGCTCAGCGTGGCCGAGCTGGGCCACCTGCTCTGGAAGGGCCGCCCGCGCGCCGGGCGCCGTCGCCAGGCGGCAGAGCGCGACGGCCGCCGCCACCGCGCGCGCCCCGACCCCTGCAGCCCCCCCGCCTACCCGCACCCGGCGCCGGCCAGCGACAGCGAGGGCGGCAGCGGCCACAGCAAGGCGTCCCTGGCCACGGTCCGCCAGGACCTGGCCATCTAG